A stretch of Canis lupus baileyi chromosome 7, mCanLup2.hap1, whole genome shotgun sequence DNA encodes these proteins:
- the COL10A1 gene encoding collagen alpha-1(X) chain, which yields MLPQTALLLLMSLNLVHGEFYAERYQTPTGIKGPPPPNTKTQFFIPYAIKSKGVSVRGEQGIPGPQGPAGPRGHPGPSGPPGKPGHGSPGPQGEPGLPGPPGPSATGKPGLPGLPGKPGSKGPSGPKGDIGPAGLPGPRGPPGPPGSPGPAGITIPGKPGQQGPMGAPGPRGFPGEKGAPGVPGVHGQKGETGYGAPGRPGERGPPGPQGPLGPPGPPGVGKRGETGFPGQPGIKGDRGFPGERGAAGPPGPQGPPGERGPEGTGKPGAPGAPGQPGIPGTKGHPGAPGIAGSPGAPGFGKPGLPGLKGQRGPIGLPGSPGAKGEQGPAGHPGEPGLTGPPGNMGPQGPKGIPGNQGIPGPKGEMGPVGPAGHPGAKGERGSSGLDGKPGYPGEPGSSGPKGNSGLPGPKGDAGLRGSPGLPGPVGPAGAKGTPGHNGETGPRGAPGIPGTRGPIGPPGIPGFPGSKGDPGIPGPPGPAGVATKGLNGPTGPPGPPGPRGHAGEPGLPGPPGPPGPPGQAASSEGFIKAGQQPFVSAHQGVTGMPMSAFTVILSKAYPAVGIPIPFDKILYNKQQHYDPRTGIFTCQIPGTYYFSYHVHVKSTHVWVGLYKNGTPVMYTYDEYTKGYLDQASGSAVLELTENDQVWLQLPNTGSNGLYSSQYVHSSFSGFLVAPM from the exons ATGCTGCCACAAACAGCCCTTTTGCTGCTAATGTCCTTGAACCTGGTTCATGGAGAATTTTATGCTGAGCGATACCAAACACCTACGGGCATAAAAGGCCCACCACCACCCAACACCAAGACACAGTTCTTCATTCCCTATGCCATAAAGAGTAAAG GTGTATCAGTAAGAGGAGAGCAAGGTATTCCTGGTCCACAAGGCCCCGCTGGACCTCGAGGGCACCCAGGGCCATCAGGACCACCAGGAAAACCAGGCCACGGAAGTCCTGGACCCCAAGGAGAGCCGGGGTTGCCTGGCCCACCGGGACCATCGGCCACTGGGAAGCCAGGTTTGCCAGGACTGCCAGGAAAACCAGGGTCAAAAGGACCATCTGGACCAAAAGGAGATATTGGACCAGCTGGTTTACCGGGACCACGGGGCCCACCAGGGCCACCCGGAAGCCCCGGCCCAGCTGGAATTACTATTCCAGGAAAACCTGGACAACAGGGACCTATGGgagccccaggacccaggggctTTCCAGGAGAAAAGGGGGCACCAGGAGTCCCTGGTGTGCATGGACAGAAAGGGGAAACAGGATATGGCGCTCCTGGACGCCCAGGTGAGAGAGGCCCTCCTGGCCCTCAGGGTCCCCTGGGACCCCCGGGCCCACCTGGAGTGGGAAAAAGAGGTGAAACTGGCTTTCCAGGACAGCCAGGCATCAAAGGTGATCGGGGCTTTCCAGGAGAGAGGGGAGCAGCTGGCCCACCAGGCCCCCAAGGTCCTCCCGGGGAACGAGGACCAGAAGGCACTGGgaagccaggagccccaggagccccaggccagCCAGGGATTCCTGGGACAAAAGGTCACCCTGGCGCTCCCGGAATAGCTGGGtccccaggggctcctggcttCGGGAAACCGGGGTTGCCAGGCCTAAAGGGACAAAGAGGACCCATTGGCCTTCCAGGAAGTCCAGGTGCTAAAGGGGAACAAGGCCCGGCAGGTCATCCCGGGGAACCAGGTCTGACTGGACCTCCCGGAAATATGGGACCCCAAGGACCAAAAGGCATCCCAGGCAACCAAGGGATTCCAGGCCCTAAAGGTGAGATGGGGCCAGTGGGGCCTGCAGGACAccctggggcaaagggagaaaggggTTCCTCTGGGTTAGATGGAAAACCGGGGTACCCCGGAGAACCAGGCAGCAGTGGTCCTAAGGGAAACTCAGGGTTACCGGGCCCTAAAGGTGATGCTGGACTCAGAGGGTCTCCTGGTCTTCCAGGCCCCGTGGGCCCGGCAGGCGCTAAGGGAACGCCTGGACACAATGGTGAGACTGGTCCAAGAGGTGCTCCTGGAATCCCAGGAACCAGAGGCCCCATTGGGCCGCCAGGCATTCCCGGATTCCCTGGATCTAAAGGGGATCCAGGAATTCCAGGTCCCCCTGGCCCAGCTGGCGTGGCAACTAAGGGGCTTAATGgtcccactgggccaccagggcctCCGGGTCCGAGAGGCCACGCTGGAGAGCCTGGCCTCCCAGGTCCCCcaggccccccgggccccccgggcCAAGCGGCCTCGTCTGAGGGCTTCATAAAGGCAGGCCAACAGCCTTTCGTTAGCGCCCACCAGGGAGTAACAGGAATGCCGATGTCTGCGTTCACTGTCATCCTCTCCAAAGCTTACCCGGCCGTGGGTATTCCCATCCCATTTGATAAGATCTTGTATAACAAGCAACAGCATTATGACCCAAGAACTGGAATCTTCACCTGCCAGATCCCAGGAACATACTATTTCTCCTACCACGTGCATGTGAAAAGCACCCACGTTTGGGTGGGCCTCTATAAGAACGGCACCCCTGTGATGTACACCTACGACGAATACACCAAGGGCTACCTGGATCAGGCTTCGGGGAGCGCCGTGCTCGAGCTCACAGAGAACGACCAGGTGTGGCTCCAGCTGCCCAACACGGGATCGAACGGGCTGTACTCCTCCCAGTACGTCCACTCCTCTTTCTCAGGGTTCCTGGTGGCACCAATGTGA